In one Brevibacterium sp. CBA3109 genomic region, the following are encoded:
- a CDS encoding MFS transporter has product MSEFESQAQSGPAADNSPQKEKGRRRSMMVAAFGTIVEWYDFSIYFYVATILTKEFFGDRTDSLLLTLGVGAAGFLFRPLGAMVFGHLGDRVGRKSALVVSAVLMAVAMLGIAIMPTYDMIGIWAGVGMVFFRCLSGFSVGAEYTGIMVFLMESAGSKRRGLAASWAAANSEVGALLAVGSGALLANLLTPDAMSSWGWRALFILGAVLAAIMVPLRKMMEETDTFKRLQAAEKKKPAVKHTRSPLIIAFIQQPRAILVAFLISSIGSVSYFLNITYVPTYIEEVAHVKSSGSLALGTIAAVVAIVITPLFGVASDRFGRKRTLAVLMAVFILTTVPAYALLADGNSGVAIFGVAFLAVPAAGWSAVAAAMVPEQFTGTSRFSGMAIGYNVATVLFGGLSPLIATALMSSTGFTLAPAVYATVIVVVAGVPTLFLARNMAGRPLAEVDKDRELVPA; this is encoded by the coding sequence ATGTCAGAATTCGAATCTCAGGCCCAATCGGGCCCCGCGGCTGACAACAGCCCGCAGAAGGAGAAGGGACGCCGGCGATCAATGATGGTCGCGGCCTTCGGCACCATCGTCGAGTGGTACGACTTCTCGATCTACTTCTACGTCGCGACGATCCTGACCAAGGAGTTCTTCGGCGATCGCACCGATTCCCTCCTGCTGACCCTGGGCGTCGGGGCCGCCGGGTTCCTGTTCCGACCGCTGGGTGCGATGGTCTTCGGTCACCTCGGCGACAGGGTGGGACGCAAATCAGCTCTTGTCGTCTCAGCCGTGCTCATGGCCGTTGCCATGCTCGGTATCGCGATCATGCCGACCTACGACATGATCGGCATCTGGGCCGGGGTCGGGATGGTCTTCTTCCGCTGCCTCTCGGGCTTCTCGGTCGGCGCTGAGTACACCGGCATCATGGTCTTCCTCATGGAGTCGGCCGGCAGTAAGAGGCGTGGTCTGGCAGCAAGTTGGGCCGCGGCCAACAGTGAAGTCGGTGCCCTGCTCGCAGTGGGTTCCGGTGCCCTGCTGGCCAACCTGCTGACCCCCGACGCGATGAGCTCGTGGGGATGGCGGGCCCTGTTCATCCTCGGCGCTGTCCTCGCCGCGATCATGGTGCCGCTGCGGAAGATGATGGAGGAGACCGACACCTTCAAACGACTGCAGGCCGCAGAGAAGAAGAAGCCAGCGGTCAAGCACACACGCTCGCCGCTGATCATCGCCTTCATCCAGCAGCCGCGTGCGATCCTCGTCGCGTTCCTCATCTCTTCTATCGGTTCGGTCAGCTATTTCCTCAACATCACCTATGTGCCGACCTACATCGAAGAGGTCGCGCATGTGAAGAGCTCCGGATCTTTGGCGTTGGGCACGATCGCGGCCGTCGTCGCGATCGTGATCACGCCGCTCTTCGGCGTCGCCTCTGACCGGTTCGGGCGGAAGAGGACGCTGGCTGTGCTCATGGCCGTATTCATCCTCACCACCGTTCCCGCATACGCGCTGCTGGCCGATGGGAACTCCGGAGTCGCGATTTTCGGTGTTGCGTTCCTTGCAGTGCCGGCCGCCGGCTGGAGTGCTGTGGCAGCGGCCATGGTGCCCGAGCAGTTCACCGGAACCAGCCGGTTCTCCGGAATGGCGATCGGGTACAACGTGGCCACGGTTCTCTTCGGTGGACTGTCACCGCTGATTGCGACCGCGCTGATGAGCTCGACCGGTTTCACGCTTGCGCCGGCGGTCTATGCGACCGTCATCGTCGTCGTGGCCGGCGTGCCGACTCTGTTCCTGGCGCGCAATATGGCGGGCCGGCCCTTGGCAGAGGTCGACAAGGATCGCGAGTTGGTCCCTGCCTGA
- a CDS encoding succinic semialdehyde dehydrogenase, which translates to MNTDVTSTVTPTSDLTQGTDRLREFLDTDPYAEASGSGEPHVGPDPFTGAEQPRFTANTTGDVDRAFASARIAGRAWAARSPEHRSRVLLRLHSALRRHEDLLLDIIQYETGKARIHAYDEILDTYNVCRHYGVTTPTRLRPQRRRGAVPGLTRTEVTRTPLGVIGFITPWNYPLTLGATDLFAALAAGNAVVHKPDSQTTLTAIIMRRLAIACGLPAEVWQLVPGQRGDVGPALMAGADGLSFTGSTAAGRSIAAEAGRRLLPTALELGGKNPMLVLSDADLGSAVDGAVRGCFSSAGQLCLSIERIYVHEDLYSEFCAHFAEATRNLELSADYSYGPGMGSLAGPKQLARVSEHVEQARASGAQVIAGGRPVPELGPYFYLPTVLTDVSETAELFAEETFGPVVAVYPVASDAEAIARANDCQYGLNASVYSQSQGLETARQVEAGMVNVNEAYVAAWGSIDAPAGGVKASGLGHRHGVEGLYQFMHTHSIAEQHLVPIAPFGPLDQSRFARTLTTAFDLMRALRMK; encoded by the coding sequence ATGAACACGGACGTCACCAGCACCGTCACGCCCACTTCCGACCTCACCCAGGGCACGGATCGCCTGCGTGAATTCCTCGATACGGACCCCTACGCTGAGGCTTCGGGCAGCGGTGAGCCCCACGTCGGTCCCGACCCATTCACCGGCGCTGAGCAGCCGCGCTTCACCGCCAACACCACCGGTGATGTCGACCGGGCGTTCGCCTCCGCCCGCATCGCCGGACGCGCCTGGGCCGCCCGGTCCCCCGAGCACCGCTCCCGGGTGCTGCTGCGCCTGCACTCGGCGCTGCGTCGGCATGAGGATCTGCTCCTCGACATCATCCAGTACGAGACCGGCAAGGCTCGCATCCACGCATATGACGAGATCCTCGACACCTACAACGTGTGCCGTCACTACGGGGTCACCACCCCGACCCGTCTGCGCCCGCAACGTCGCCGCGGCGCCGTCCCCGGCCTGACCCGCACCGAGGTCACCCGCACTCCCCTGGGCGTGATCGGGTTCATCACGCCGTGGAACTATCCACTCACTTTGGGCGCAACCGACCTGTTCGCGGCCTTGGCCGCCGGCAACGCGGTTGTGCACAAACCCGACAGCCAGACGACGCTCACGGCGATCATCATGCGCCGGCTGGCCATCGCGTGCGGTCTGCCCGCCGAGGTGTGGCAGCTCGTTCCCGGACAGCGGGGCGACGTCGGTCCTGCCCTCATGGCCGGTGCCGATGGGCTCTCTTTCACCGGGTCCACGGCCGCTGGGCGCTCGATCGCCGCCGAGGCGGGTCGTCGTCTGCTTCCGACCGCGCTTGAGCTGGGTGGGAAGAATCCGATGCTCGTCCTCTCCGATGCCGATCTCGGTTCCGCCGTCGACGGAGCGGTCCGCGGGTGCTTCTCCTCGGCCGGGCAGCTGTGCCTGTCCATCGAGCGCATCTACGTCCATGAGGACCTGTACTCCGAGTTCTGTGCCCACTTCGCCGAGGCGACCCGGAACCTCGAGCTGAGCGCCGACTACTCCTACGGCCCGGGCATGGGGTCCCTGGCCGGGCCCAAGCAGCTCGCCCGGGTCAGCGAGCACGTCGAGCAGGCACGAGCCAGCGGGGCTCAGGTCATCGCGGGTGGCCGACCGGTGCCGGAACTGGGCCCGTACTTCTATCTGCCGACCGTGCTCACCGATGTCAGTGAGACAGCCGAACTGTTCGCCGAGGAGACGTTCGGACCTGTTGTGGCCGTGTATCCGGTGGCCAGCGACGCCGAGGCGATCGCCCGGGCCAATGATTGCCAGTACGGTCTCAACGCCAGCGTCTACTCCCAGTCCCAGGGGCTCGAGACAGCCCGGCAGGTGGAGGCTGGAATGGTCAATGTCAATGAGGCGTACGTGGCGGCTTGGGGCTCGATCGATGCTCCTGCCGGCGGGGTCAAGGCTTCAGGTCTGGGTCACCGGCATGGCGTCGAGGGCCTCTACCAGTTCATGCACACGCACAGCATCGCTGAGCAGCACCTGGTTCCCATCGCCCCGTTCGGCCCGCTTGATCAGTCGCGGTTCGCCCGCACCCTGACCACGGCCTTCGATCTCATGCGTGCCCTGCGGATGAAGTGA
- a CDS encoding D-arabinono-1,4-lactone oxidase has product MSGPEMTTRRLFRNWSGHVHAHPHTFVRPTSAGELGEVLQSAARAGQRVRPVGAGHSFTPVAAGDDVMINLDHMSGIITVDEVSRRVRFHAGTRLRDIPALLAPFGLALANQGDVNPQALAGAISTSTHGTGLGFTGFAGTVTGLSLMGPDGTVGHLSTTSEPEIFDLARVSLGVLGIVTQIEVQCVPSFDLIAEEVVTDIDDLLAELEPRMRAADHFEFYWFPHTDTALTKTNTRVGVGEIGPGHLAEAGVRNQLLNLLDKEVVENGALRLAVELGAALPSLVPHINRIAQSAVSDRTYRAPGHDVFVTPRRVRFNEMEYAVPFAVGAQVIQEIRDAIESRGWKISFPIEVRSAAADDVPLSTAYGRETMYIAVHRFIKEDFAEYFRVVEQICRRHGGRPHWGKIHTLGAAELSDLYPRFDDFGELREQLDPQAMFGNRFTDSLFGLG; this is encoded by the coding sequence GTGAGCGGGCCCGAGATGACGACACGAAGGCTGTTCCGGAACTGGTCGGGCCATGTCCACGCCCATCCGCACACCTTCGTCAGACCCACTTCGGCGGGGGAGCTGGGCGAGGTTCTGCAGTCCGCGGCCAGAGCCGGTCAACGTGTCCGGCCCGTCGGTGCCGGGCACTCATTCACCCCCGTCGCCGCAGGTGACGACGTGATGATCAACCTCGACCACATGAGTGGAATCATCACCGTCGACGAGGTGAGCCGGCGGGTGCGCTTCCACGCGGGTACCCGGCTGCGCGATATCCCGGCCCTGCTGGCGCCCTTCGGACTGGCCCTAGCCAACCAAGGCGACGTCAACCCGCAGGCGCTGGCCGGAGCGATCTCGACGAGCACTCACGGGACCGGGCTCGGCTTCACCGGATTCGCCGGAACCGTCACCGGTCTCTCGCTGATGGGACCCGACGGCACCGTTGGCCACCTGTCAACGACGAGTGAACCGGAGATCTTCGACCTGGCCCGCGTCAGCCTCGGCGTGCTGGGCATCGTCACCCAGATCGAGGTGCAGTGCGTGCCTTCCTTCGACCTCATCGCCGAGGAGGTCGTGACGGATATCGACGACTTGCTGGCCGAGCTCGAACCTCGGATGCGTGCGGCCGACCATTTCGAGTTCTACTGGTTCCCGCACACCGACACCGCTCTGACCAAGACGAACACCCGCGTCGGTGTGGGCGAGATCGGCCCGGGTCACCTCGCCGAGGCGGGGGTGCGCAACCAGCTCCTCAATCTCCTCGACAAGGAGGTGGTGGAGAACGGCGCGCTGCGGCTCGCCGTCGAACTCGGTGCTGCGCTGCCCAGCCTCGTCCCGCACATCAATCGGATCGCTCAATCTGCGGTCTCGGACAGGACCTACCGGGCACCGGGCCACGATGTCTTCGTGACGCCTCGGCGAGTGCGATTCAATGAGATGGAGTACGCGGTTCCCTTCGCAGTCGGTGCCCAGGTGATCCAGGAGATCCGAGACGCCATCGAGTCGAGAGGGTGGAAGATCTCCTTCCCGATCGAGGTCAGATCCGCGGCCGCCGACGACGTTCCGCTGTCGACGGCTTACGGGCGCGAGACGATGTACATCGCCGTGCACCGGTTCATCAAGGAGGACTTCGCCGAGTACTTCCGTGTCGTCGAACAGATCTGCCGCCGCCACGGAGGTCGGCCGCACTGGGGCAAGATCCACACCCTGGGTGCGGCCGAGTTGAGCGACCTCTATCCGCGCTTCGACGACTTCGGAGAGCTGCGAGAGCAATTGGATCCGCAGGCGATGTTCGGGAATCGATTCACGGATTCGCTGTTCGGGCTCGGATGA
- a CDS encoding amino acid deaminase/aldolase: MVSRELRHALRGVESPTAVLDLDAFDANVTALAQRAQGLPIRVASKSLRTPAAIDRALAHPGYSGVFAYSLPEALALHARGVRDILVGYPTVDRGALKLLFAEAGAAANITLMIDCPTHLDIIDSARSDVAAAGGAQSVRVCLDVDASYRLGEGVLGSRVHIGARRSPIRDSASAVDLAAHVIARPETDLVGLMSYEGQIAGTADAGATAKQAVVRAMQKRSIAELRVRRRRVIDAVRELAELEFVNGGGTGSFESSAAEGTLTELAAGSGLFSPGLFDGYTHFQHEPAAYFVTPVVRRPGPGWVTVFKGGFIASGVPGTDRVPTIAWPRGLEYAGLEGAGEVQTPLTGPGTEDLRIGDLVWFRHAKAGELAEHFNEFLVVSGSQVIDSWSTYRGQGWVL, from the coding sequence ATGGTTTCACGTGAACTGCGTCACGCTCTGCGTGGGGTGGAGTCTCCTACCGCTGTGCTCGACCTGGATGCGTTCGACGCGAACGTCACCGCACTGGCCCAGCGCGCACAGGGCCTGCCGATCCGCGTCGCCTCGAAGTCGCTGCGCACTCCCGCTGCAATCGACCGTGCGCTCGCCCACCCGGGCTACTCGGGTGTCTTCGCCTATTCTCTGCCGGAGGCGCTGGCTCTCCACGCCCGTGGAGTCCGCGACATCCTCGTCGGCTATCCCACGGTCGATCGGGGCGCCCTGAAGCTGCTCTTCGCCGAGGCGGGGGCCGCGGCGAACATCACACTGATGATCGACTGTCCCACCCATCTCGACATCATCGACAGTGCCCGCAGCGACGTGGCAGCAGCCGGTGGCGCACAGTCGGTGCGCGTGTGCCTCGACGTCGATGCGTCGTATCGCCTCGGCGAGGGGGTGCTGGGCAGTCGGGTCCACATCGGGGCCAGGCGCTCGCCGATCCGAGATTCTGCCTCTGCCGTCGACCTCGCCGCACATGTCATCGCTCGTCCCGAGACCGACCTCGTCGGCCTGATGTCCTATGAAGGACAGATCGCCGGGACCGCCGATGCCGGGGCAACGGCCAAGCAGGCTGTGGTGCGCGCCATGCAGAAACGCTCGATCGCAGAGCTGAGGGTGCGGCGCAGACGTGTCATCGACGCGGTGCGTGAACTCGCCGAACTCGAATTCGTCAACGGCGGAGGCACCGGGTCCTTCGAATCCAGCGCCGCCGAAGGCACACTGACAGAACTGGCCGCTGGCTCCGGGCTCTTCTCCCCGGGGCTCTTCGACGGCTACACCCACTTTCAACACGAGCCGGCCGCCTACTTCGTCACTCCGGTGGTGCGTCGTCCCGGGCCTGGCTGGGTCACGGTGTTCAAGGGCGGTTTCATCGCCTCGGGCGTGCCCGGCACTGACCGCGTTCCGACGATCGCCTGGCCCCGGGGACTCGAATACGCGGGCCTCGAAGGCGCGGGCGAAGTCCAGACTCCACTCACCGGGCCCGGCACGGAGGACCTTCGCATCGGCGACCTGGTCTGGTTCCGGCATGCGAAGGCCGGTGAACTCGCCGAGCACTTCAACGAATTCCTCGTCGTCTCCGGTTCGCAAGTCATCGACTCCTGGTCGACCTATCGTGGGCAAGGATGGGTGCTGTGA